Part of the Candidatus Chlorohelix allophototropha genome, GGTCATGGTGGGGAGGGCTGAAAATATACTCACCAGAACTACCGGGTGCAAATTTCTTAACTTGTTCAGGCAACAGCGAGTCGATAGCATGGCGCATTGCGGTGATGTGTTCTGGGGTAGTACCACAGCACCCGCCCAGTATTTTCACACCTAAACCTAGAAATTCAGGCACCAATCTGGCGAAATATTCGGGAGTAGCCTGATAGAGCATGCGTCCTTCTGCTCGGATAGGTGCACCTGCATTTGGTTGGGCTGAGAAATTATGAAATTCAGGGGCAGAAGTGACCATTTGCTCTAGCACTGAAAGCGTGCCTTGCGGTCCGATATGGCAATTGACTCCCACCACATCTGCGCCACCCTCTCTCAGCATTTGCACTACCTGCGCGGGGGTATTTCCCGAAAAAGTAGTGCCATCTTCAATGAAGGTCATTTGCGCCACTATAGGCATATTGGTGAGCTTACGCGCAATCTCAAGCGCTAGTTTCATTTCAGTAAAATCATAGAAGGTTTCGAAAATAAGTAAATCTACGCCACCTTCCATAAGCGCTTCGATTTGTTCGCAGAAAGCTTCCTGAATTTGCTCAGAAGTGAGACCGCCGCCCGCTCCCGACACCTGCCCCAAGGGTCCAATTGAGCCTGCTACCATCACATTTTCGCCCGAAATATCGCGAGCTTCTTTAGCGATTTTCGCGCCTTTTAAGTTTAATTCGCGCACTCGATTTTCCAGATTGTGCCGAGCAAGACGATAGCGGTTGCCACCGAAGGTATTGGTTTCGATAATTTCAGCGCCCGCCGCAATATAATCACGGTGAATTTGCTGAATGAAATCAGATTGGGTAACGTTCAATTCCTCATAACATTGCTGGTATGGAACACCACGTGCAAAAATGAGGCTGCCCATCCCACCATCACACAGGATAGGACCTTTCTCAAGACGTTCAAGCAGGGGGTTATACATCTGGTCTCCTAATATTGGCAGGGCGCGAGAACCAACCGCTCGCAGATTTGAATAATAGCTTGCCTGATTGCTGATTATAGTGCTTGCCTAAAGCTGTTGCAACTATTGTTAAAACTGGCAGCAGGGCTGATACCATTGGCGAACTAGCACATACAAAAGAAACGGATCAAGCAGCAGATTTGAGTACAGCCAGACAGGCAACCATCTGTTGACTTAGGTGAAAAACGCTGCTATAATCCTCTACTGACATGTAGGTAGATTAACTTAGAACCTGCCAGATGAGATGGTAAGTGACAAATATGGTAACCAAAATAGATTTAAGGACAAACGATACCAGAAAACGTATTATCAAGGAAGCCCAGCATCTTTATCAAATGGGTGGTTACAACCAGCTCAGTATGGATAAAATTGCTGAGGTACTTGGTCTTAAACGACCCACCCTTTACTACCATTTCCCCGGTGGAAAGGAGCAATTACTGGTAGAAACTTTAAACATTCTGACTGATGAACTTATTACCGCGTGGGAAAATGCAATTCGGACTGGTCGCGATACACGCAGCCGACTTAGAAATATTCTGGGTAGTGCGCCTTACTACTCCATGACTGAAAACAAACGGACTTTTCTGTACGAACTTTGGCAGCTAAGCGAAGAGGTTAAAACAGCGGTTAAGCAAAGTTATGAGAAAGTCTTCGATTTGCTTGCACAAGTCTTTAAGGAAGGGATGGAAAAAGGTGAAATCCGGGAGGTAGAGCTAGAAATCGCGATGCACAGCTTTTTTGCTATCTTTGACCAAGTTGAAAATATGGTTACGGTCAGAGAACTATTTCCTGAACTTGGACACAATGCAAATACTTTTGAACTAGAGGTACTGATCGATAAGATATTTAATCTTTGGATGACTGGTCTGCTAGTACCTGTATCTCCCAGTTCTTAAAACTAGTTTTCCTTTTTTGACTTTTTAGCCTACCTACGAGTAGGTTTAACACTTAATAAACTCCCTAAAAACAATGGTGTTTGAAAAGATCTAGGCTAGGGAAAAGACCGAGCCAGATTTTGTTTGCCAATGCACGAATGTTTTTGATAAAAGTTTTAGTAAATCCAGTTCTAAGGAGAAAACAATTGGGTAATTTTTTAGATAAGTCAGGTTCTTTCTTGTTTAGAAAGAAATGGTGGGTGGTTGGATTTTGGATATTGGTATTAGGAATAGTAGGAGCCGGGGCTGCTACTCTCTACAAACCGCCCTCCAGCGCTATTTCCATTCCAGGTACACAGGCTCAGGTTACGATTGATCGTGTGGGTCAGTTGCTTCCTGGCACAGGTAACGGTTCCGGTCAGATTGTCTTTCACACTACTAGTAAACCGGTAAGCACATTTCAGAATGTGATTGATCCCGCTCTTTCCAAGGTTAAAGGAGTATCTGGAGTGGTGAGCGTGGTCAGCCCCTTTGTTAACCCATTGGCGATGTCTGCTGACGGTAAAACTGCCTATGCCATAGTGCAGTTTGAAAAGGGCACCGGTCAAATAGATAAGGCTACCCTCGCAGGAATTGCCGGTATTACAAATAGCCTCAACTCTCCTGAGCTAGAAGTCGAGCGAGCCGGAAATCTTATCAGTCAACAACCCGAAGAATTATTTGGACTGTCCGAAATAATCGGACTGGTTATAGCCCTAGTGGTTCTGATTATGACCTTTGGCGCTACCGTCTCAGCCGGTATGCCACTGTTGATTGCAATAACAGGCGTGGCGATAAGCATAGCCGGGCTTTTTTCACTCAGCCAGGTCTTTGATATTAGCGCTACCACTCCGGCGCTGGGTTCGATGCTTGGGTTGGCTGTTGGTATCGACTACTCGCTTTTTATCATTTCAAAATACCGCACTCTCTTAATGGAAGGTTACAGCTATAATACAGCCGCCGGGCGCGCTATCGGCACCGCCGGTAACGCGGTGATTTTTGCCGCTAGTACGGTTATTATCGCCCTTGCGGCTTTGAGTGTGGTCAATATACCCTTTATGACCACTATGGGTCTGGCAGGAGCCGCCTCTATTGCGGTAGCCGCTCTGCTTTCCGTAACCCTGACTCCTGCCGTTCTCGGCATTGCCGGCACAAAAATATTTGGTGGTAAGACCGCCAAGAAAATAGCTGCTGCCCAGGAAAGAGGAATAGAAAGCCATCATACCATCAGTCACCATACCTTCTGGTACAAGTGGGGCGAGAAAATTACCAGACATCCAATCCTAGCTATCGGTTTTAGCGTAATTTTAGTTGGGTTGCTGGCTTTCCCGGTGACTGACCTCACCTTGGGTCTTCCCAATGACCAGTATGCTGCTCCTTCTACCACTCAGCGAAAGGCTTACGACCTGTTAGCAAACGCCTTTGGTGTGGGTTACAATGCGCCCTTGGTCGTTCTGGTAGAAAATGTCCCTCCGGTAACAGAAACTGACCGTGCTGCTGTGCGAAGTACCGTGACTACTGAGTACCAGAAGCAAGTGGATGCTGCTAGCCAAGCTCAAAAAGCACAATTTGATAAGCAGGCTGCCGAGGCTACTACACCAGAATTACAAGCTAAACTACAGCAAGATATAGCAGCAGCGCAAACAGAAGGC contains:
- a CDS encoding bifunctional homocysteine S-methyltransferase/methylenetetrahydrofolate reductase, which translates into the protein MYNPLLERLEKGPILCDGGMGSLIFARGVPYQQCYEELNVTQSDFIQQIHRDYIAAGAEIIETNTFGGNRYRLARHNLENRVRELNLKGAKIAKEARDISGENVMVAGSIGPLGQVSGAGGGLTSEQIQEAFCEQIEALMEGGVDLLIFETFYDFTEMKLALEIARKLTNMPIVAQMTFIEDGTTFSGNTPAQVVQMLREGGADVVGVNCHIGPQGTLSVLEQMVTSAPEFHNFSAQPNAGAPIRAEGRMLYQATPEYFARLVPEFLGLGVKILGGCCGTTPEHITAMRHAIDSLLPEQVKKFAPGSSGEYIFSPPHHDPGPDNQEQTTGGALQRTLDKSTNCEPTELARKLASKEFVVSVELLPPKGINPTRMLQAASRMAELGADVVNITDSAMAKVRMGSMTCAILIKQSVGIETIIHYTSRDRNLMALQSDLLGAHANGIRNVLALTGDPPRLGDYPGASGIWDVDSIGLVAMMNRFNQGADWNGTSIGTPANFNIGCAFEPTAHDVEVHIERLRKKIEAGAHFIMTQPVFDVEILRETLGRLGNIKLPIIAGIMLLHNYKLAEYIHNEVPGIVIPKSVLERMRDAGDKASLEGLKIAAELIEQMGSMVQGVYLMPHGKYDASAELVRMLKG
- a CDS encoding TetR/AcrR family transcriptional regulator → MVTKIDLRTNDTRKRIIKEAQHLYQMGGYNQLSMDKIAEVLGLKRPTLYYHFPGGKEQLLVETLNILTDELITAWENAIRTGRDTRSRLRNILGSAPYYSMTENKRTFLYELWQLSEEVKTAVKQSYEKVFDLLAQVFKEGMEKGEIREVELEIAMHSFFAIFDQVENMVTVRELFPELGHNANTFELEVLIDKIFNLWMTGLLVPVSPSS
- a CDS encoding MMPL family transporter; this encodes MGNFLDKSGSFLFRKKWWVVGFWILVLGIVGAGAATLYKPPSSAISIPGTQAQVTIDRVGQLLPGTGNGSGQIVFHTTSKPVSTFQNVIDPALSKVKGVSGVVSVVSPFVNPLAMSADGKTAYAIVQFEKGTGQIDKATLAGIAGITNSLNSPELEVERAGNLISQQPEELFGLSEIIGLVIALVVLIMTFGATVSAGMPLLIAITGVAISIAGLFSLSQVFDISATTPALGSMLGLAVGIDYSLFIISKYRTLLMEGYSYNTAAGRAIGTAGNAVIFAASTVIIALAALSVVNIPFMTTMGLAGAASIAVAALLSVTLTPAVLGIAGTKIFGGKTAKKIAAAQERGIESHHTISHHTFWYKWGEKITRHPILAIGFSVILVGLLAFPVTDLTLGLPNDQYAAPSTTQRKAYDLLANAFGVGYNAPLVVLVENVPPVTETDRAAVRSTVTTEYQKQVDAASQAQKAQFDKQAAEATTPELQAKLQQDIAAAQTEGKKQEQAAQAKLEAQIAQYASLAQLSKIATQLGKIANVKMATPAIVTADGSSGLIQIIPDSAPSDRKTSDLITYIRNNQAAASGNPTVKLGVTGYTALQDDISNKLSDALPIYLLVVVGLSLVLLMIAFRSILVPLKATLGFLLSVMAMFGSTVAVFQWGWFGLASPGPIISFIPIIGTGILFGLAMDYEFFLVSSMHEVYSKTRDARRAVTSGFSLGAKVVTAAAAIMVAVFGGFAGSADTNIKLFGVSLAVGIFVDAFIVRMTLVPAIMTLLGKASWWIPGWLDKVLPNLSIEGEVEEGDFEEEEDSEIEKANIA